The window GTATCCTCAAGCCTGATACTCAGAAAGCCATAAAGAGCAGTTACTGCTGAAGGCAGCACCAGCCCGAGTTGCGAAAGCATGAAAACAGAGACAAGGCATCCTATGCCAACTATACTGATATCCCGAAGCTGCCAAAGCCACAAAACAGGCTTTGCTTTTAAATTCTCAGGGTATATATACAAATTAGCTTCACTCCTCATTTTCCTTATTTTGTTTCAAAAAATATGCAATCCCCCGAAGTACATTTTCTACACAAGGGATTGCTACACTGTTTCCAAGAGCCTTATATCTTGCACTATCAGATGCTCCCGGTATATCCGTCCAATAGTCAGGAAAGCCCATTAGCCGTTCACATTCCAGCGGAGTCAGCCGTCTTATAAGCTTCTTCTGTTCTACAATACATTTGTCCTGATTTACATACTGATTTCCAATTCCTTTCTCATCTCCTCGACATAACGCACCAACAGTTTGCTGATACGTACTGTCAAAGGCGTTACTATGTTTACAAAACACAGCATGGCGGTCGGCAGTATTAAGGGTGTAGCTTATTCCCGACTGGCATCCCATACCGTTTCCTCCGTTATGCTCCTGTCGGTCAATAATGTTGCCGGCAATACAATAGCTTTCCTGTAGAATAGCAATACCTCCCTGATTTTTGCTTGGATCAGGATTAGTTGTATCTATCGTTCTTGCTAGCGCTGTTTCCCTACATCCTGAATATGGATTAGAGGATTTCATGCTGTTGCTTTCAACACTGTCAAGACTGAACGCCAGAGGCTGATTAATCAAAGGAACATTATTACCTCCCGTACCATAGCTGGCAGTTCCGGTTGGTGCTATCCTGTGAGGACCGGTGTATCGGGAGTCAATGCTATAATTCTCGAACAGAGCTGTCTGCTCACTCATCACTAGGGGCGGGTGCCCAGCCATTCCAGCTCGCAGTGTTGCAGTAATATCTTGTGACACATCTATACGGTCACCGCCCTGGTCATTTAGACATAACATTGGTTCCGCGATAAACGTTTGCATCTGCATATTTTGTGTTGCCAATAAGGCTCCCGATATTCCATTTAAATCAATACCTTCGTTTCTTTGATTGATATGAAAGGATTTATATTCTCTTCTCGTTTCAAGCATTGCTTCATTTTCTATGTCTTTATTTCGGCCTGAAGCTCCAAAGCATGCTTGAGAACAGGCGGAAGCTCCTTCCCCCTCTTTTTGGCCCGTCGCAGGATTCCCAAACAGGCTGCCCTGCTTAAATAATATTTCCGGTGCGGTGAGACCTCCAAAATCTGCGACAAGGTAGATACGCCTGCGTCTCTGGGCGAGACCCCAGTATTGAGCGTCGTATACCCTCCAAGCAACGGAGAATTTATATCCCAATATGGTCCCAGCAGACAGCCATACCCCTCCCGGAGGTCTAGGTACAGAAATGGCGTCGTCATTAATTCGGCAGATTTCCTCAAGTACTGCCCTGAAGTCCTCTCCTCTTTCACTTGAAAAGGCTCCAGGGACATTTTCCCACACCATGTACCGAGGTCTAACAGAAGCATTTGTCCTTCCACTTGCTTTGCTATGCTTTCTCATCTCCTTTATTATTCGGATTTGCTCCATAAACAGTCCTGAGCGTTCACCCTTAAGACCGGCACGCTTCCCTGCCACAGATAAGTCCTGACATGGTGATCCCCCGCAAACAACATCCACCTGCGGCAAGGTTTCACCCTTAAGCTTGGTAATATCACCAACATGTAACATCTGAGGAAAACGAAGCTTTGTTACTGCTATAGGGAAGGCTTCAATTTCACTTGCCCAAACAGGTATAAATCCTTGACGTATTCCTGCCATCGGGAAGCCCCCTATTCCATCAAACAGGCTACCTACTGTAATAGCCTTATTCATAAAAATATTTTCATGCCGGAGGACTGTGTCTCGTTTAGCTCCAGCTCCATTTCCTTTGGACGGTAGCTCACATTTGCAGTACCTATTTTTTTCATAAGTGAATCAGCCATTGCCTTAGCTTCCTCATAGGTATCAAAGGTCATCGGTTTTCCATCCGACTTCAGCCATGCTTGTGCTGCTCCGAAAATAGAGGCAGCACTACGTTTTGCCAAAACACCATATTTTTTCAAAATAAATCATCACTCCTATCAAGATTTTTAATTTTTCTGCACAATAAAGAACACAAGGATAAGTCAAATCATTTTGCTACTGTTTGTACAACTGTGCGTGTAATATTAACGGCAGACTGTGCCGCATTAACAGTACTCGTAAGGCTTGCTTTTGTTGAGGTATCAAGTCCGAACTGTCCTGCTATTCTCGGAATCTCTGAGCTTGCAAGCATAAGTCCAAGACCTAAAAGCATATTTGAGTTAAAAACCATCAGCCCGGCTGTAAGGATGATGCTTTGCAGAAATGCTGTAAGACACAGCCCAATAACCTGCTTGCACCATGCTGTAAACCCATCTATGTATCCCCTCGGTACACTGAACATATACAGGCTGCCAACTGCAATCTGTATAAGGAGAATTCCTCCACGTTTGAGGTTGGCGAAAAACACCTTAATAATTGCATAGCCCATTAGAACTAAAATAAAAATCGTTATAATAGTATTCATACCAACCCCACCGACATTGGTGAGGGTGGCTTTTGCCATAGTACTGATGTTGCCGTCCGAACCAGTGATTTTGGTAATGCCTGACGTAAAGCTGCTTTGCAGTGAAACAGATAGCTTGTACAATTCAATAGGTACAGTGGTAAACAGGCTTACAGCCATAAACCCCTTTATAACATTTAATGAGGTATCCTTAATGCTTCCCCTTCCGCTTTGATATTCAATGCCGCATTCAAAAACAGCTACTACCAGCCCGGTTACGTAAAGTGCCCATGCCAGATAGGAAAATAACAGCACAACTGACTTAACCCAGCTCATATCAAAAAGATCAGCCCCCATGCTGCCCATCATTGAAAAAAACTCGCCTAAAAAGCCTACAAGCTGAGAATATATCCAGTCAACGACCTGAACCAGGACAGTCTCAGCAACAAAATCCCATATAAACATATTTTGAATCACCCCTTTCGGCCATTGTTTCTCTGCTACATTCCAAGGATAGTCCAAATATATAGAGGAGCTGTCAGCGTAAACACAAGACAGGCAAACAGAATAGCCGGGGACGCCCATTCAAACTGGCCATGCTTCCTGTAATCAAAATATGCAGTACCAAGCTTGGCAAAAAAGAACACAGCCAGAATTAAGTCAATTGCAGGAAAAACTACCTTGTTAACAACAGTTTTTATCTGCTGGGATGCTGACGTCCATGTCCCTTCAATGGCACCTGCCACATCTCCGCTGCCGGAAGCATAGGCGGTTGCACAAAGCATGACGGACAGTAGCAGCGAAACACACAAGATACATAAGATTTTTTTATTCAAACACTTTTCCACCTTTCATTTTTTAGTCAAAAAAAGACCACATGGCTTTTTTGCCTTGTGATTCCTGTTATTTTCTGATGATATGATTTTAAGGGATTGCAGGTATAACACGCCAATCGTCCCAAAGGCTTCCATCAATGGTTATCGAGTCTGTCAGGTTAACTGAAAGCATTCCGTTTGGTGTCCAGCAGTCAATCAGATATGTATACGGAGTATAGCTTCCGTCAGGCATCCATACAGGTGTAAAATGTGTACGCCTGTTGTATGTTGAATATCTGTTTTCATGGAATTCAAAAGCCGATCTGTATCCTCTGCTTGTCTGCTCCAGAAGCCTCCAATAGGTCTTATACAGAAATTCTGGAAAATATGTCACCGCGGTCTGGGCCTCTGTTACAGCCGAGGACTGGTTAGTACTGACATTAGCCTCTGTCATCTGCTTTATCCCATAGCCTGATTTCATTGTATCTACAAATGCAGTAGGTGCTTTTTCATCAGGAGCAATATTCATTGAAGCGGAAAGGACTGCATGATATGTATCACAGCTGAAGTCCCACCAGCCTATATCGATCCATTCACCATCGTCCTGCCAGTAGCCTCCGCCATCGTTGTCACTATACCAATTCATGTCGCTCTGCCAGACGAGATTTTGATGCCAATGAGGATGCCAAACTCCCCATGAAGCAGAGGTCTTCTGTTCATTACTAGGAATACCTTGAGCGCTGTACGAGTAGTTACGGTCATCGGCAGTAGGGTTGGGCGGATCATTTCCAGACAAATCAACAATTTTTACTGTCATAATGCCAGTGTCAGTTCTGCCGTTATTTGAAACAGACACATTAATTGTCATTGTCTGAGGCTTAGACGGTGTTTTCCATCTTACCCATGCCAGCTGGCTTTTACCCTCTGGATAATATACATTTCCTACGGTATATACAGTACCTCCAATGTTGAATTGAACAGTAACCGGATTATCGGGATCAGACCTTCCCCCGCTGATCGTAACTGATGAAATCACCTCTGTGTTAACCCTGTATGTATAGCTGTTAGGCGAGACCTGTGGCTGCTCAGCTTCTTTAAACTTTACAATGCCAAGACCTAAAGAGGATATTATATCCTCGTCGGATGCTGGGGCTGTAGTCGAACCAGACCACGCAGGATAACCAAGATCAGGAACCTCCAGAAACATGGCAAGCGGTAGGTTTTTATTTGAAAGGGATACCATTCTTTTGCGTAATTCCCCGCCCAACCGCTGGTTGTAGAGTGCCGCTTCAGTGGCTGTCATTGCCATATTAATGCCACTAAAGGTCATATAAGCAATAGGTTCAAGCAAAATTTTATAGTCTCCGTCGGTGAGTGTTTCGTAATTAAACCCAGTAAGGTTTGAAATAGTAGTAACCATATATTCTGAACAAAAAAATTCCTTAATTGCTTTAATATCTGGATTTCTGCTCTTTGTCCTTACAATTTTAGGCATAGCTCTATCAGGTTTTTTACACTCATAAGTGGATGTACTAGGTGTCAATACCCTTCCGGCAGTGTATGTTACCTTACATACCTTACCAAAGTGTGCAATATTAATTGGCTTAGTATTTGTAAAATCTATCGGGACAGTTACTGGCTTTCTATCTCTTAATCTAATAACGGTTACACGTACCCCATCGTCACCAGTCCAATAGTTTTCTTCAGAACTGTTTCCCATCCCTCCGCCGCCATGATCAATATTTCCTTCTCCATCAGCAGCAAATACAGTCTGTGGAAGCATTAATGCAATCAGCAATGTAAGTATTAGCAAAATATTATTTATTAACTTCATATAAATCTCCCTTAAAAGAGAAGAAGCACAGCATTTCTGCTGTGCTTCTTCTCTTTTATTTAATTAAAATACTTAATCCATTGAGCCAACCTGCTTATTAATATCTCCGTCAGATCCGACTATTTCTTGTTTAACACCTCCTCCATTATCCTTAACCCATCCAAAACCGGGAACATATATTTTACCGTCCTTTTTCTCACCGCCCTTGGGTTCTGATTTATTTGACGTGCTATTTTTTGCGGCACCAGGTTGCTTGCTTGCAGGCTTTTTTACTGAATCTGGAGCTTTGGGAGTAACATTCTCCTGTACCTTTGGTTTTGAAATGGTGGGAATCTTTGGCTTAACTGGGTCAGGCTGAATCGTCTGCTTTGTTCCGCTTGAAACCGCAGTATTCGGTGTTTTAGCTGAGGTTCTCTCTGAAGGGTTACTATCATCCTGAATAACTATATTTTTTTCCGTTGTTAAAGCTTCACTTGGTGTCACAACAGTTGGATTTACCTGAACTGATGATGATGATGCAGCAATATCCTTAGTATCTTCCATTTTAAACTTAGTGGCTATCGCTGCAATGAGGATTATACATATAATTCCCAAACCGGTAACTACCAACCATTTCATTGGTTTCTTTTTCATAAGCTCTTGCCTCCTCATATAATACACTCCTGTAAGACTCTTACAAGCCCAACCCTACCACAGGAGTTATATAAAGTCTATTTAATTTGACTAATTCATTAAAACATAGGCATATACCTAGCCTGCACCCTTAGCTTAATTTGCAGCGGCAGTAGCGCCTTGCCTGCAAATGATACGGGTACCTCCAGCTTTATTTCAGCATTGGCAAGAAGGCTATTTGTATTAAATTTTTCATAAGGGGCTATCGGTGGGTTGTTGATGTCTAAAGATAAGCCTGAAAGTATGAATTCTTGTTTTTTTCCGGAGTATTTAACATGAAAGCCATTTTCTGATTTCAATCCCAAAGCTTTATCCAGACGGCTGTATATATCTCCGTAATCTGTGCTGTCAGCCCATTCTGTACCGTTCGGCATATACGCACCCGCATAACCTTCACGGATACAATTATATACATTATCATAATTCTCGTTTATTGTCGAAATAACAGCAGACTGTAGTGCATCCCGAACACCCTGTGATATTATGAGCAGGCGTATGTATTCCGATAAACCGCACATTATTAAAATTACAGTGAGGACAGCAGCAGCAATAAGTGGAAAAGACGAACCTCTCTTATCCCGTATTATATCATTTATTTTTTTCATTTCCAATACCTCTCACCTTTACCTAATGCCTGTGCCTTTAATGTAATTGGAAAGCTGCCAAAGCCTCCAAAAAGACCTATATCCTTTTGAAGCGTAACCGTTACAGCAAATTCCTCATCTAGCTGTATATTACCTGTCTGAGACCATGTAACCTTAGGATCAAGCCCTGTTTTTTCCTTAAGCTTCTGTGTTCTTAAAGCAGTTTCACGCCCTACCCGACCTGCTGTTTCTGCCTCGCGGCACAGTTCAGAGGCAAAGGTATCCAACTGGCTTTTTGCAATATATACGGGAAAGACCTTGACTGCAAGAGCCACTACCAGCATGGTACACAGTACGAGCACCGACACATCTATGTATCCTTCGCCCCTTTTGTTGTTTATTTTTCTCAACACATTTGCACCTCGTTATCCTGTTTAGCTTCATTCAGCCTATGTTTTATATCCATGCCTAACATTAATACCCTCCCACTAAAACATACCTCCAAGTGATTTAAGAATTTCATATGCGATAATTACAAGGTACGTCAACATAAAGCACATCAGCATTATAAATGAAAAAATACGTATTTTCGGCGGTATCTTTTGTGCTTCGCCCTTAAGTCTCTGCAGCTCAAATGCCTTGAAATCATGTTCCAGCATCTGAAAATATACAGCACCGTCATCACCCCTTAAAACTCCGATAAGCCCCCTTACTACATCCGACAGCCTTGATGAATTCATCCTTGCCTCAAATCTCGTAAGTGCTGACTCATATCCGGAGGAACGCATATCTGCGGTTACAATATCCAGCTCCCTTCGAAAGGCTGCCCCTGCGTTTTTCTTATAGTTTTCAAGCATGGTAAGTACATCACGACTGCTTTTAAGTGATTGCGCAATTGTAGCTGCAAACCTGGGCAGCTCGCTTTCAATTTGTTCCCTCTTGACCCTCAGTCTTTCATCTGCCCTTTTAGACTCCTTAAAGTACATAAGTACTGCAACAATTATAAAGGCTGGTGAAAGCATCGGAAATATCAGTATGCATGGAAGCACACCTGTAAGTACTGCACCCGCCTTAACTATCGCATATGCTGTGTAAACCTCTGGTGTCATGCTTATGTCTGCAGCCTTGAGAATGCTTGACATGCGGCTCTTACGATACTTATCCATGTGTATGATTTTTGAAAGCTTGACTGCCCATGACACTAGATATATTTCGATTATTTGGGATGCCCTTTTACTCTTCCTCTCTGTATTCAGCATAGCCTTTGCCGCTTTCACGGTCGGAAGTTTCAATACATATGCAAAAATAAAAAACAGCCCCATTGCAAAAAGGGCTGCAAATAGTATTAATAGTATTGTCATGTCTGCTACCTCCTGTATTCAATAGGCTTTGTCAGCTTAATTACAAAGGACGCAGATATAAAAATTGCTGCTGCACAAACAGCAAGTACAAGCTGTCCTATTGTTGTGTTCATCAAGGTATTAAACCACGACCTATTAAGAAGGTACGTTACAGGGATGTTTCCAATTACTAATAGTGCCATCGTTATAAATTCATTTCGAGGCTCAAGCACAAGGTATTCCAGCTCTGCGT of the Ruminiclostridium papyrosolvens DSM 2782 genome contains:
- a CDS encoding DNA cytosine methyltransferase → MNKAITVGSLFDGIGGFPMAGIRQGFIPVWASEIEAFPIAVTKLRFPQMLHVGDITKLKGETLPQVDVVCGGSPCQDLSVAGKRAGLKGERSGLFMEQIRIIKEMRKHSKASGRTNASVRPRYMVWENVPGAFSSERGEDFRAVLEEICRINDDAISVPRPPGGVWLSAGTILGYKFSVAWRVYDAQYWGLAQRRRRIYLVADFGGLTAPEILFKQGSLFGNPATGQKEGEGASACSQACFGASGRNKDIENEAMLETRREYKSFHINQRNEGIDLNGISGALLATQNMQMQTFIAEPMLCLNDQGGDRIDVSQDITATLRAGMAGHPPLVMSEQTALFENYSIDSRYTGPHRIAPTGTASYGTGGNNVPLINQPLAFSLDSVESNSMKSSNPYSGCRETALARTIDTTNPDPSKNQGGIAILQESYCIAGNIIDRQEHNGGNGMGCQSGISYTLNTADRHAVFCKHSNAFDSTYQQTVGALCRGDEKGIGNQYVNQDKCIVEQKKLIRRLTPLECERLMGFPDYWTDIPGASDSARYKALGNSVAIPCVENVLRGIAYFLKQNKENEE
- a CDS encoding conjugal transfer protein TrbL family protein, whose product is MFIWDFVAETVLVQVVDWIYSQLVGFLGEFFSMMGSMGADLFDMSWVKSVVLLFSYLAWALYVTGLVVAVFECGIEYQSGRGSIKDTSLNVIKGFMAVSLFTTVPIELYKLSVSLQSSFTSGITKITGSDGNISTMAKATLTNVGGVGMNTIITIFILVLMGYAIIKVFFANLKRGGILLIQIAVGSLYMFSVPRGYIDGFTAWCKQVIGLCLTAFLQSIILTAGLMVFNSNMLLGLGLMLASSEIPRIAGQFGLDTSTKASLTSTVNAAQSAVNITRTVVQTVAK
- a CDS encoding DUF3852 domain-containing protein, whose translation is MNKKILCILCVSLLLSVMLCATAYASGSGDVAGAIEGTWTSASQQIKTVVNKVVFPAIDLILAVFFFAKLGTAYFDYRKHGQFEWASPAILFACLVFTLTAPLYIWTILGM
- a CDS encoding DUF6550 family protein is translated as MKKKPMKWLVVTGLGIICIILIAAIATKFKMEDTKDIAASSSSVQVNPTVVTPSEALTTEKNIVIQDDSNPSERTSAKTPNTAVSSGTKQTIQPDPVKPKIPTISKPKVQENVTPKAPDSVKKPASKQPGAAKNSTSNKSEPKGGEKKDGKIYVPGFGWVKDNGGGVKQEIVGSDGDINKQVGSMD
- a CDS encoding DUF4320 family protein, producing MLVVALAVKVFPVYIAKSQLDTFASELCREAETAGRVGRETALRTQKLKEKTGLDPKVTWSQTGNIQLDEEFAVTVTLQKDIGLFGGFGSFPITLKAQALGKGERYWK